The DNA segment GGATGTAAATTGTGCTCAATGGCAGACAAGACAAGGTAAGCAGGGGTAccccaacaaataaaaaaaaatatctggtaAGGATGCTGGCTATTTAAGGACTTTTGGTAGTCCATCATTTTGCCTGGGACCTCTGGGCAATAGGCAGATGGTGCAACTGATGATTTTCATCCACGGAACTAATAATAAGTTCGAAGTAACAGAGGAGCTTTCTGGACAACTAAACATCAAGGGAATAGGAGAGGACATCTACAGAAATGTTGACCAAATAGTGGTGCATTAAGGTCTGAATTGGGCTGACGAGTTAACGAGTGTGACCACAGATTTCTGTGGCACCTTGCTTTCTTTAACAGATGTAACTGACCTACTTAACAGTCTTAATGTTCAGCTCCAAGGCAAGGGAAGACTCATCTGCGACATGCATTCATATGTAAAGGCGTTTGAAGTAAAACTGGGACTCCTCCTTAAACATACACTAAAAAGGGCAGCTGAGGAGCCTTTACTTGCACTTGTATTCCCAACTGAAAAGTGTATGGAGGTTTTGGACATTTTACGATACAAATTTCAGGCAAAAAGCAGACTGCATTGATCCAATTTATAATAGATTTATAACATTTTGACAACCTCAAAGATGCAATAAAGTACAGTAATTTGACTGACcctaaaaaaagaaacatgcacTCAAATTGAGCTACATCTGTGAGCAGACTTTTTTTCAGGATGAAACAGCTTTAGTGTCCAACCAGATCCAGATAATTTGATGAACGTTTGATGGAACCTGACACTGACTGTTTACTTAATAAGTaacttaatatgtttttttatttatttatttatttatttttttttaagtctggcCTCTCAGAAGACTGAAGAACAGTAAGCTTCCCCTTTAGTTACAAAGTTTGAGGACAGTTAATAGAGAGTATGGCATAATGAATGCAACCAATGGATAAAATGCTAATGCTCATGCTTCTGCCTTTTTTTCAGTTATGGACGATTATGGACAATATGATTTAAACGTACTTCAGCAGAACCCATTGTTTACAGTAAATtcattatgttttatgtttgcaTCTCCTCTTCAAGGCAGACGTCTGAACAGTGACTGAACTGTAAGCACTGTCtgctaaaaaaagacaaaatattctttatgttttttctaCACATTCCTCTTAGTGCAAGTTCTTGTATGCTTCACTTATTTTGCTGTATGTAAAAGTCTGGGCATCTCTGTTCAAAAAGCATATTCTGTTCAGCACAAATTATTcagaatttgtatttatttactgaattgaAAAGGATGGACACAACACAACAACATATTAACAAAACATCCCTTTTGCATGTGCTGCATGCAAACTTAATGGCTGTATGATAACTTATTACATATTAAAGTATGTTGCCCTATTTATTCTGACAATATCTTATTTTAGGGAAATAAAGAAGATCCTAGTATGAGAATCAACAGGACGTAGAACAGATTCCATGTTTTTTATCATGGATATATTACACCGTTAATATAACCTCATCTTGGTTAAAAGAACACACCATTTATTCAGCATTTAGGATTAATGTATCATGCTCTCTATTGATAAAGCACATCTAAGTGCAACTTAAatctaaacaaataaacatttgtTGGAAATAAATTACAGATTGAAGATGAAAATTCAAATATTCTGCACGTTACAATAAACTTAACTGATGTTCTGAACCATGGATAGAATATGGCATACATTATTGGGTTAAAGGATGAGTTTAAATATGCGAGCCAAGCAAACAGAATCCACAGTACTGACACACTTGTCACACTTTCCGCCAACACAGAGCTTAAATATAATGGTATCCAGCAAGTAAGATAAACAAAAATCACAACTCCTAATGTTTTTGCTGCTTTGGTTTCGGTAGAGTTTGAGAATTTACCTTCATGCCTTTTTAAAGTGCCATTCCTCACAGCTCTAACAGCTCTTGCTTGTTGTCTTGCCAAAATAAAGATTAATGAATACAAGACCAGTATAGTAGAGCAAGGagccagaaaaaaaagaatgacatCAACAATTATTGAGGGTTTTTTTAGGGCCACTACGCATTCTCCATAACAGCTGTTTGATATCTGAGACTCAAGAAGGTGgtcattaaaatacaaaaatatgatgCTATATAACAAACAGAATGACCAAGCTAGGATTAGCAGTAAAACAGATTTATATAATGTGACTCTAGTGGAATAATGCAGAGGGTCACTGACAGCAATGTACCGATCAACTGCAATGAAAACCATGCTGTAGAGAGATGCTGCCATTGAAACAAAAGTGATCACTGTgataacagtgcatgcaatgtTACCAAGATACCAACAGGAATCTCTCAGCTGCACTATATTCACAGGCATAACAAACATTCCCATGAGAAGATCTGCTGCAGCCAGAGAGAGGATGAGCAGGTTGGTTGGAGTGTGGAGCTGCTTGaagtgagagatggagataatCACCAACAAGTTCAacaatacagtacacacagatatacaTGAAAGGAAAATGAATAGCAATGCATTCCCAGGGCCTGATCTGACCTCCTTTTTGCAAGAAGAGTTGATGTCAGGAAAGCAGTATTGAACCGTGATATTTTGCTGATATTCTATAATATCCATCATAAATAATCACAGAGCTTCAGATTGATACACCTGTGGTGTTCAGTAAGGCTGAACAGGtaaaacatgccttttgcacatgcCTTTTATACACCTAGTTTGAATCCTCCCACTGAGATACGAGCCAGTAGATGAACGCTTGCAAAAACTGTAGAATTTAcccttttgatcttttttttctattcaaaTATACTATTGTTCATCTTTATCAGAACATGCCTGTGAAATATGACGTcatttaaaagagttaaaaaagtaaaaatctgtGGTGTCAATGTCACCTCATTAAACCATGGGTAATATGTGACCTGTAAACTTTTGCATGATTTTGTACAGAGCCTGGTGATATTTTTGCAGTTATATTTCATGCCTATTGACCACCAGagtgcttgaggtggtggaaaaCAATCCCAACAATCCCATGCATACCATATATTAAGACCTGATTACCAACAAGATCACGTGTAACACCACATCCCTAGTAATAAAAGGGGGTGCACACATTACTCACCCTCCTcactttcgaagtttttttgcccACCTAGAGCTTGATATGATTTTTTTACGATATCTGTGAGATTTCATTGTTGGAGGTGGATTGCAACTTCTTTAATCCTGTTCATCAGAGGCCCTTTGGGTTCCTCTGCGACTGTAACAATGAAATTCTACCTTTTGAGGGTGAATTCTTTGGCAGGGTGTGGTAAACATACGGCTACAGACTCTCTCTCCTAATCTGAGTTACAGAGCTCCCTTTCAGCTAATTTCCTCTGTGAACTACAGCGAATACCCTGTTATTACAACATACAGATGGCGAGTCTCTGCCTGGCATTTCTGCCTGGTGCACCTCCTCTGGTGCACTTATGGTCAACTGCAGGATCATCACCTGGTGCTTCCATTTCATGGATGTTTTACCCCCAGTGCAGTACATCTCACGGTGGGGGGCAATGGTTTTGTGAGGACATCTTACCGTCACCCCCTGCAGCTGACCTCATGGGGGTATTGAACCCTAACTCACATCCCTGGCCTGATACATCAGTTTGCAGACAGAAGGGCTTTGAAAGGGCTTTTGAGTCTGGACTGGCGGCCACTGGTTTCTTGCATGGTTTTCTTGGGTGCAGTTTCACACTCTGCCATACACTTGTCTCTTTGTAGCATGCCCATTTATTGTAAGGTCTGTTACTGCTgttgctttaatttaaaagtccGGGATGAACCTATGCTAGCAGCCAGCAAAACCTGATCACGGGTTGAGGTGTGGCCCTCATAGCATTGACTTTGTCCACCTGTGGTCTAATCTGACCTCCACCCAGGATGAATCAAAGGTACGAAACCTCGGTGCAAGCCAAATGACATTTAACCAGGTTTCCAGTCAGATTAGGATGGCGTTCAGCTGTCATAGATGCTCCTCCCTCTTGGCACAGGAAATGGTGTCATTGTCAACATAAGCAGCTGCAAACGCCTCTGTACCTCACATACCTGCATTCATGAGCCATTAAAAAGTTGCAGCATTAAGGCCAAAAGGCATTGTCTGAAAATGATACAGTCCTGAAGCTGCAAGTATTTTGGGTGACTGGCTAAGTGGTACTTGTGGCATGGGTCAAAGGCTGAAACAGCAATTAACTTGAAAAAAGTTAACACAGCAGCAAAGACCTCAGTCCTTTTATGGGACCAAGATGACAGGGCTGCAAAACGTACCCCTCATAACCATGGATGTTGTAGGTCCATTAACTTAAACTAAAAATGGCAACTGCTACATCAGGTAGTATGTGACTATGAATATGTATACTAGGAAGTATCCAGAAGGTTTCCTGCTTAGATATGTAAAAACATGGCAGATTGTCAATTTGTCAATGCCCTAATGCAACTTACCTGAAGAGTAAAACTGACAGATTGAGGTACCAAACTTTGCTTCTAAGCAGATTCACGCAGAATTTACCATGTAAGGCAGTAAATGGATTCATACAACACCATGTCACCCTCAAACTGATGGCATAATGGAAAGCTTCAATAAATCCCTGAAGCAGGCTCGGAAGAAGCTGACCAACAGCAATGGTTTGGCAAAGAAATCGAACTCAAGTCCTGAGTCCTTAACCACATTCTTGTCTTGTACTTGATAACTCTGATGGACTCGTATATCACCTGTTTATTttgagctcttttttttttttacgttttcctGTACCTGAGCAACACGCTCTTGTTATCTCTGGATTGTCtgattgcattgcattgtggACAGGGTGTGGATGCTGGCCAATAAATCTTTCCAAAGGTCCTTGGATGTAAATTGTGCTCAATGGCAGACAAGACAAGGTAAGCAGGGGTAccccaacaaataaaaaaaaatatctggtaagcagtgttgggaagtaacggattacatgtaacggcgttacgtaatcagattacaatttatgagtaactgtaatccgttacagttactgcttgaataaatggtaatcagattacagttactctgctaaaataaatggattacattgcggtactttcctatttttgctcttccaatccaacactgacaaaacgccatCACTCCTCCCTAtttgtgtgtgcagcggtgtctgtgtgcgtgcaggcagcgagacggtaggaggggcagacagcggctccgcacacacaacgagacgaaattaactgacattttcgtagacgaataaaaacgagacgaaaatgtttggcagggacgaaatccaatcagaactgagttagttctgtgaaaggtagggaccagttaggaagagatccaatcactgctactttagcgaaggtagagaggcgggacaagcggggtactcatccaatcagtacccgcctctcctgcagtagcgccgcgcgctcagttacaaacccgggaattaacctgtcgttacggagctcgactggaagttaactcgacagtgttcagcagggagagagagagagaggggagaggcgatatatttctcctttgacgtcgcgaaaaacaagataacatgtaaaccgtgtggagcgactccatctccggtaaaaacaccactaatctttcagcttctgcagagcagagtcacacagatctccatgcagagatcagctgatgttatttcatgagcagatggtgtgtttaactcggcagtgcactaaaacacagaactgatacagaactcactcattaagatcagatcatctgtttagtctcacagtgggaaagatatagctagtgttaaagcaggaacaggtcagaaaggaactcaataatataacgaaaataaaacaataaaataagtcaatctatgaacccaaaagttccttacagcactttctcataagtttctcactttaactcatgaagtctctcagtacatcctgagagcatctctacaggacagtgtgtgaatgtgtgtttttgatctcatttatagactgtagctacagtaggtgagctgagttactgctggagattaaactagataatttaaaagttgtttttgcttccacagctctgttcaaactataatttaactattcagatgttttatgacctgatttctaaaacaaatttttaaatgtaaaatatgtatagtcacacacctacaataataataataataatatacattaaatcatatataaatatatttcacattcaaacattaacaatattactcaagtggttattaaacgtttcatttcatataagtgtatagttaataattcaagggaactgatgaaaaagcatttacatttacaccctttacattttagtcgactaaatttactgtaattttagtagactatattcttatgacattaagtcgactaaaactaaaaacatttcagatgactaaattgtgactaaaactaaatgctattttcatcacaaaactatgactaagactaaatcaaaatttgttgtcaaaattaacactggtggcaaacctgcaaatagatagcttacagttgttgttacattgtttggtttttaatggttttatcatcaatttatagaagtgttttataaaattgtttgatgaaatggtttcatacgtatttttatagagtgattgaaaaggctgttttatttgtttatctatttgttaactggaaagaaaaataaaataataatatgcaatatgtgtttgctacattcattc comes from the Astyanax mexicanus isolate ESR-SI-001 chromosome 20, AstMex3_surface, whole genome shotgun sequence genome and includes:
- the LOC125784925 gene encoding trace amine-associated receptor 13c-like — translated: MDIIEYQQNITVQYCFPDINSSCKKEVRSGPGNALLFIFLSCISVCTVLLNLLVIISISHFKQLHTPTNLLILSLAAADLLMGMFVMPVNIVQLRDSCWYLGNIACTVITVITFVSMAASLYSMVFIAVDRYIAVSDPLHYSTRVTLYKSVLLLILAWSFCLLYSIIFLYFNDHLLESQISNSCYGECVVALKKPSIIVDVILFFLAPCSTILVLYSLIFILARQQARAVRAVRNGTLKRHEGKFSNSTETKAAKTLGVVIFVYLTCWIPLYLSSVLAESVTSVSVLWILFAWLAYLNSSFNPIMYAIFYPWFRTSVKFIVTCRIFEFSSSICNLFPTNVYLFRFKLHLDVLYQ